In one window of Frigoriglobus tundricola DNA:
- a CDS encoding sigma-70 family RNA polymerase sigma factor: protein MAVESEADIADLLARVRGGDQAALAELYARHRDKLRRMVQLRLDRRLAGRVSPSDVLQEAYIDAVKRIDHYFEKPDQPFFGWLRLVVGQRLADVHREHLALKRDVGQEVPINRGAPGADSACLAACLLGTGTSPSHAAARTESFARLEEALDQMDPLDREVLALRHFEELSNTDTATVLEIQPAAASKRYVRALARLKQILETLPGFGADSAG from the coding sequence ATGGCTGTCGAGAGCGAAGCGGACATTGCCGACCTGTTGGCGCGCGTCCGCGGCGGCGACCAGGCGGCGCTGGCCGAGTTGTACGCCCGCCACCGCGACAAGTTGCGGCGCATGGTGCAACTGCGGCTCGACCGCCGGCTCGCCGGACGCGTGTCGCCGTCGGACGTGCTGCAAGAGGCGTACATCGACGCGGTGAAGCGGATCGACCACTACTTCGAGAAGCCGGACCAGCCGTTTTTCGGCTGGCTGCGGCTCGTCGTGGGGCAGCGGCTGGCGGACGTCCACCGCGAGCACCTCGCGCTGAAGCGGGACGTGGGCCAGGAGGTGCCCATCAACCGCGGCGCCCCGGGCGCGGACTCGGCGTGCCTGGCCGCGTGCCTGCTCGGCACCGGCACCAGCCCGAGCCACGCGGCCGCCCGCACCGAGTCGTTCGCCCGGCTCGAAGAGGCGCTCGACCAGATGGACCCGCTCGACCGCGAGGTGCTGGCCCTGCGGCACTTCGAGGAGCTGAGCAACACCGACACGGCAACGGTGTTGGAGATCCAGCCCGCCGCCGCGAGCAAGCGGTACGTGCGGGCGCTGGCCCGGCTCAAGCAGATCCTCGAAACGCTCCCGGGCTTCGGCGCCGACAGTGCGGGGTAA
- a CDS encoding TIGR03000 domain-containing protein, translating into MSMRFVKYLAPAVLVLAAGPVSAQHGGGHGGGGHAGGGHAGGGYHGGGAYGGGGAYHAGYGGYRGGYSGGSRGYRGYGYGGYGGYGYGLGYGGYGYGLGYGGLGYGGYGYGLGYGGGYYSPSYSGYSYSSPYTYSYPLNYSYDTTTYPYSGSVVSDGSVVQSTSGYTPSASAVAAPATLTVTVPSDAQVWFDGKEVSGSGTSRVFTSPALQPGQSSVLSIKARWNGNDRTMQIPVTAGDKMSVDLRDSQ; encoded by the coding sequence ATGTCGATGCGATTCGTCAAATATCTCGCCCCGGCCGTTCTGGTACTCGCGGCCGGCCCTGTATCCGCTCAGCACGGCGGCGGTCACGGCGGCGGGGGACATGCGGGCGGGGGACACGCGGGCGGCGGGTATCACGGCGGTGGGGCCTACGGCGGCGGCGGCGCCTATCATGCCGGCTATGGCGGATACCGCGGCGGGTACTCGGGTGGTTCCCGCGGCTATCGCGGGTACGGATATGGTGGCTACGGCGGATACGGCTACGGTCTCGGCTACGGCGGCTACGGTTATGGTCTCGGCTACGGCGGCCTGGGGTACGGCGGGTACGGATACGGTCTGGGGTACGGCGGCGGGTACTACTCTCCCTCCTACAGCGGCTATTCGTACTCCTCTCCCTACACGTACTCGTACCCCCTGAATTACTCCTACGACACCACCACGTACCCGTACTCCGGCTCTGTCGTGAGCGACGGGAGCGTCGTCCAGAGCACGAGCGGTTACACTCCGTCGGCATCGGCGGTCGCCGCACCGGCGACGCTCACCGTAACCGTTCCCAGTGATGCCCAGGTGTGGTTCGACGGGAAGGAAGTCTCGGGCAGCGGAACCAGCCGGGTGTTTACCTCGCCGGCGCTCCAACCGGGCCAATCGTCGGTCCTCTCGATCAAAGCCCGTTGGAACGGGAACGACCGCACCATGCAAATTCCGGTCACGGCCGGCGACAAGATGAGCGTCGATCTCCGTGACTCTCAGTAA
- a CDS encoding L-lactate MFS transporter translates to MTAVLEPPSRPPGFLDRARTVAPPGFNRWLVPPAALAIHLCIGEVYAFSVFKLPLTQLVGIDHAAPGDWTQPSVAWVFSIAIVFLGLSAALFGSWLERAGPRKAMFASAACFGGGFLVSAAGVWLHQIGLLYLGYGVLGGIGLGLGYISPVSTLIKWFPDRPGMATGLAIMGFGGGAMVASPLSNFLMHTYRSPSSTGVAESFATLGALYFAFMMFGALTVRVPAAGWTPPGAVRKSAPRTASVTPADAIRTPQFWLLWAVLLLNVTAGIGVLEQASPMIQEMFPGRVSAGAAAGFVGLLSLFNMAGRFLWSSTSDAIGRKPTYAIFFALGAVLYALTPTTGHLGNVVLFIACYAVILSMYGGGFATIPAYLRDQFGTGQVGAIHGRLLTAWSLAGVAGPLLVNYIREAQIADGVPKAEAYTVVMYLMAGLLIVGFVCNILVRRAVRVPQTASEVAAADAAAAEADAHAPVVAEWPTVGFRWACVAVPLAWGVSMTVVSSLPLFR, encoded by the coding sequence ATGACGGCTGTCCTTGAGCCCCCCTCTCGTCCCCCCGGCTTCCTGGACCGCGCACGGACCGTCGCCCCGCCCGGGTTCAACCGGTGGCTCGTCCCGCCCGCCGCGCTCGCCATTCACCTGTGCATCGGCGAGGTGTACGCCTTCAGCGTGTTCAAGCTGCCGCTCACGCAGCTCGTCGGCATCGACCACGCCGCGCCCGGCGACTGGACGCAGCCGTCCGTGGCCTGGGTGTTCAGCATCGCCATCGTGTTCCTCGGCTTGTCGGCCGCGCTGTTCGGCTCCTGGCTCGAACGCGCCGGGCCGCGCAAGGCCATGTTCGCTTCGGCCGCGTGCTTCGGGGGCGGGTTCCTCGTGTCGGCCGCGGGCGTGTGGCTGCACCAGATCGGGTTGCTGTACCTCGGGTACGGCGTGCTCGGCGGCATCGGCCTGGGCCTGGGTTACATCTCGCCCGTTTCCACGCTCATCAAGTGGTTCCCCGACCGACCGGGCATGGCGACCGGGCTGGCGATCATGGGGTTCGGCGGCGGGGCGATGGTCGCCTCGCCGCTGTCGAACTTCCTCATGCACACCTACCGGTCGCCGAGTTCGACCGGCGTGGCGGAGTCGTTCGCCACGCTCGGCGCGCTCTACTTCGCGTTCATGATGTTCGGCGCGCTGACGGTTCGGGTGCCCGCCGCCGGGTGGACGCCGCCGGGCGCGGTGCGGAAGTCGGCGCCCCGCACCGCGAGTGTGACCCCGGCCGATGCGATCCGCACGCCACAGTTCTGGCTCCTGTGGGCCGTGTTGCTCCTGAACGTGACCGCGGGCATCGGCGTGCTGGAGCAAGCGTCGCCGATGATCCAGGAGATGTTCCCGGGCCGGGTGTCGGCCGGGGCCGCGGCCGGGTTCGTGGGGCTGTTGAGCCTGTTCAACATGGCCGGGCGGTTCCTGTGGTCGTCCACTTCGGACGCGATCGGGCGGAAGCCGACGTACGCGATCTTCTTCGCGCTCGGCGCGGTCCTGTACGCGCTCACGCCGACGACGGGGCACCTCGGCAACGTGGTCCTCTTCATCGCGTGCTACGCGGTCATCCTCAGCATGTACGGCGGCGGGTTCGCGACCATCCCGGCGTACCTGCGCGACCAGTTCGGCACGGGACAGGTCGGGGCGATCCACGGCCGGCTCCTGACTGCATGGTCGCTCGCCGGCGTGGCGGGGCCGCTGCTGGTGAACTACATCCGCGAGGCCCAGATCGCGGACGGTGTGCCGAAGGCCGAGGCGTACACGGTCGTCATGTACCTGATGGCCGGGCTGCTCATCGTCGGCTTCGTGTGCAACATCCTGGTCCGGCGCGCCGTGCGCGTGCCACAGACCGCGAGCGAGGTCGCGGCCGCCGACGCCGCGGCCGCGGAAGCCGACGCGCACGCGCCAGTCGTGGCCGAGTGGCCGACCGTCGGGTTCCGGTGGGCGTGTGTTGCCGTCCCGCTCGCGTGGGGCGTGTCGATGACGGTCGTCAGCTCGCTGCCGCTGTTCCGGTGA
- a CDS encoding serine/threonine-protein kinase: protein MHSDDRDPVDVLAEEFADRLRRGEHPSVSAYAAAHPDHADQLKELLPAVAQMELLKRFRHPVAAEASLPDRLGDFRIVRELGRGGMGVVFEAVQESLGRPVALKVLARHAQLDPVRRERFVREAQTAAKLHHTNIVPVFGVGEQDGLPYYVMQLIPGCGLHAIVWEWRQRAGRTGGADRETLVKNPDTKPAGASGGAPPGAAASAAPPYGNWRFVAGAGLQVAYALHYAHRQGVLHRDVKPANLILDGETVWVTDFGLAKLMNTDGLTATGDILGTLQYLPPECLVGDAGPRSDVYGLGATLYELLTLEPPYAADSPAKLVRLVADTDPRPPRELNPDIPRDLETIVLKAMAREPGARYATARDMAEDLDAFLEDRPIKARRTSPVVRAWRWCRRNPAVASLALSTVIALTLATAAGWAAYARTNEALDRESALRKAAEDAKTDAQHMSDRLEANLQLSLDTVNKVFVAAGGGRQGFGAFMSPLGGPGRGPGGPDRGPGGPPGGPDHGPNGGPAAESASDKAAILDAVLDFYDKFAEQTPPDPELQFEAAKASRRVCEVYVWLRRPEKAVAAFGRAVGLLEPLVKRFPGDDAKRSELVMAYLIAPPEAYPVDREAGLRRADELAREHAWLTGLVQFRTGLNREQAGDRRGAETAYRTAVGALASVAPAARPMCGQLDLAVARLRLAATLKDRDARTARMVLEQSVADLKSSPSHGEGPSPELDLLSFTYRELSQVCTYLDDPKGAKEAESNSQLYGGFGRPGGFGGHGGKKDGFGGKKDGFGGGKRDWPPKN, encoded by the coding sequence ATGCATTCCGACGATCGCGACCCGGTGGACGTGCTGGCCGAAGAGTTCGCCGACCGGCTGCGCCGCGGCGAGCACCCGTCCGTCAGCGCGTACGCCGCGGCGCACCCGGACCACGCCGATCAGCTCAAGGAGCTGCTGCCGGCCGTCGCGCAGATGGAGCTGCTGAAGCGGTTCCGCCACCCGGTCGCGGCCGAAGCGTCGCTCCCGGACCGGCTCGGCGACTTCCGCATCGTCCGCGAACTCGGCCGCGGCGGGATGGGCGTGGTGTTCGAGGCGGTGCAGGAGTCGCTCGGCCGCCCGGTCGCGCTCAAGGTGCTCGCCCGGCACGCCCAGCTCGACCCGGTCCGGCGCGAACGGTTCGTCCGCGAGGCCCAGACCGCCGCGAAGCTGCACCACACCAACATCGTCCCCGTGTTCGGCGTCGGCGAACAGGACGGGCTCCCGTACTACGTCATGCAACTCATTCCCGGCTGCGGGCTGCACGCGATCGTGTGGGAGTGGCGCCAGCGCGCGGGGCGGACCGGCGGGGCCGACCGCGAAACGCTCGTGAAGAACCCCGATACCAAACCCGCGGGCGCGAGCGGCGGGGCCCCGCCCGGCGCGGCCGCGAGCGCCGCCCCGCCCTACGGCAACTGGCGGTTCGTCGCCGGGGCCGGCCTCCAGGTGGCCTACGCGCTGCACTACGCGCACCGGCAGGGCGTGCTCCACCGCGACGTGAAGCCGGCCAACCTGATCCTCGACGGCGAGACCGTGTGGGTGACCGATTTCGGCCTGGCGAAGCTGATGAACACGGACGGGCTGACCGCGACCGGTGACATCCTGGGCACGCTCCAGTACCTGCCGCCCGAGTGCCTGGTCGGCGACGCCGGGCCGCGCAGCGACGTCTACGGCCTCGGCGCCACCCTGTACGAACTGCTCACGCTCGAACCGCCCTACGCCGCCGACAGCCCCGCGAAGCTCGTCAGGCTCGTGGCCGACACCGACCCGCGCCCGCCGCGCGAGCTGAACCCGGACATCCCGCGCGACCTCGAAACCATCGTCCTCAAGGCGATGGCCCGCGAGCCCGGCGCCCGGTACGCGACCGCCCGGGACATGGCCGAAGACCTGGACGCGTTCCTGGAGGACCGGCCCATCAAGGCCCGGCGCACGTCACCCGTGGTCCGCGCCTGGCGCTGGTGCCGGCGGAACCCGGCGGTCGCCTCGCTCGCGCTCAGCACCGTGATCGCGCTGACGCTGGCGACCGCCGCCGGGTGGGCGGCCTACGCGCGGACGAACGAGGCGCTGGACCGGGAATCGGCCCTCCGAAAGGCCGCAGAGGACGCGAAAACCGATGCGCAGCACATGTCCGATCGGCTCGAAGCCAACTTGCAGCTCTCGCTGGACACGGTCAACAAGGTGTTCGTAGCGGCGGGCGGGGGGCGTCAGGGGTTCGGCGCGTTCATGTCGCCGCTGGGGGGGCCGGGGCGCGGGCCGGGCGGCCCGGACCGCGGCCCCGGCGGTCCGCCCGGCGGACCGGACCACGGACCGAACGGCGGCCCCGCGGCCGAATCGGCCTCGGACAAGGCCGCGATCCTTGATGCCGTTCTCGACTTCTATGACAAGTTCGCCGAGCAGACGCCGCCCGACCCGGAGCTCCAGTTCGAGGCCGCGAAGGCGTCGCGCCGGGTGTGCGAGGTGTACGTGTGGCTGAGGCGGCCGGAAAAAGCGGTGGCGGCCTTCGGCCGCGCCGTCGGGCTACTCGAGCCGCTCGTCAAACGGTTCCCGGGTGACGACGCGAAACGATCGGAACTGGTGATGGCGTACCTGATCGCGCCGCCGGAAGCGTACCCGGTGGACCGTGAAGCGGGTTTGCGCCGCGCGGACGAGCTGGCGCGGGAGCACGCCTGGCTGACGGGCCTGGTCCAGTTCCGCACCGGTCTCAACCGCGAGCAGGCCGGCGACCGCCGCGGCGCCGAGACCGCGTACCGCACCGCGGTCGGGGCCCTCGCGTCCGTCGCCCCCGCGGCCCGCCCGATGTGCGGGCAACTCGACCTCGCGGTCGCACGCCTGCGTTTGGCCGCGACGCTGAAGGACCGTGACGCGCGCACCGCTCGAATGGTGCTGGAACAGTCGGTCGCGGACTTGAAAAGCAGCCCGAGCCACGGCGAAGGGCCGAGCCCCGAACTGGATTTGCTGTCGTTCACTTACAGGGAGTTATCGCAGGTGTGTACTTACCTGGACGACCCCAAGGGAGCCAAAGAGGCCGAATCGAACTCGCAACTCTACGGCGGATTCGGCCGCCCCGGTGGGTTCGGCGGTCACGGCGGGAAGAAGGACGGCTTCGGCGGGAAGAAGGACGGCTTCGGCGGCGGAAAGAGGGACTGGCCGCCGAAGAACTGA